One segment of Capnocytophaga sp. oral taxon 878 DNA contains the following:
- a CDS encoding acyl-CoA reductase, with the protein MESIEKLVELGTLLGDTDRFGDLFRQAEQQNSWFTPDNLYFAFKTWSETLTSSKIQQWLHSYVIPKAKVSKKILIVMAGNIPLVGFHDLLCVLVAGHQAIVKLSSNDSVLLPYLVEQFKSFAPDWAAAVTFTDEKVTDYDAVIATGSNNTARYFEYYFGKKPHIIRKNRHSIAILTGDETSETLFALGKDVFQYYGLGCRSVAKLFVPQDYNFDKFFEAIYPYHTIINEQKYANNYDYNKAVYLMSLYKLLENGFLMLKEDEDYGSPIATLFYEYYSDVASLKQRLTTDADKVQCIVAHNFKEGEIAFGQTQIPQLWDYADEVDTLKFLLELA; encoded by the coding sequence ATGGAAAGTATAGAAAAATTAGTTGAATTAGGAACCTTGTTGGGTGATACAGATAGGTTTGGTGACCTTTTTAGGCAAGCTGAACAACAAAATAGTTGGTTTACCCCTGATAACTTATATTTTGCTTTTAAAACATGGAGCGAAACTCTTACTTCAAGCAAAATACAACAATGGTTACACTCTTATGTAATACCAAAAGCTAAGGTATCAAAAAAAATACTGATAGTAATGGCTGGAAATATCCCTTTAGTAGGGTTTCACGACTTGCTATGTGTGCTTGTGGCAGGACATCAAGCAATAGTAAAGCTGTCTAGTAATGATAGTGTACTATTACCTTATTTAGTAGAACAATTTAAAAGTTTTGCTCCTGATTGGGCTGCTGCAGTAACTTTTACTGATGAGAAAGTAACCGATTATGATGCAGTAATAGCTACAGGTAGTAATAACACAGCACGCTACTTTGAGTACTATTTTGGTAAAAAGCCACATATCATCCGAAAGAACCGACATTCTATAGCTATATTAACAGGTGATGAAACTTCAGAAACTCTTTTTGCTTTAGGAAAAGATGTTTTTCAATATTATGGGTTAGGGTGCAGAAGTGTAGCTAAGTTATTTGTGCCACAAGATTATAATTTTGACAAATTCTTTGAGGCTATTTATCCGTATCATACTATTATTAATGAGCAAAAGTATGCTAATAATTACGATTATAACAAGGCTGTATACCTGATGAGTTTATACAAACTATTAGAAAATGGTTTTTTAATGCTTAAAGAAGATGAGGACTATGGCTCACCTATTGCAACTCTTTTTTATGAGTATTACAGTGATGTAGCAAGTCTTAAGCAACGCTTAACTACTGATGCTGATAAAGTACAATGTATAGTAGCTCATAACTTTAAAGAGGGCGAAATAGCTTTTGGACAAACCCAAATACCACAGCTATGGGACTATGCTGATGAGGTAGATACTCTCAAATTCTTATTAGAATTAGCATAA
- a CDS encoding UDP-N-acetylmuramoyl-L-alanyl-D-glutamate--2,6-diaminopimelate ligase, translating to MNLKALLKNITVKAFLNEEDKNISSVCFDSRKAEPNSLFVAIAGTLSDGHAFIGKAIEQGATAVVCEILPENIAPNVCYIQVENSHSALALIAANFYDNPSEKLTLVGVTGTNGKTTIATLLYQLFNKAGYKTGLLSTVAVYVADQRFDATHTTPDPLQLNYYLYLMIQEGVQYCFMEVSSHGIDQHRTEGLQFAGGIFTNLTRDHLDYHKTFAAYRDVKKRFFDNLPPTAFALVNSDDKNGIFMLQNTKAKKKTYALKTHADYKAHIIESRFDGLQLRVGQHEVWTKLIGEFNAYNLLAVYATAILLGLSELDALTLISAIEPVTGRFQYAVSPTGVITIVDYAHTPDALENVLKTINDIRTHNEILTTVVGCGGNRDAGKRPIMADIATTLSDNVILTSDNPRNEDPETILAEMEQGVQPQHFYKLQTITDRRQAIQSACKNAKKGDIILIAGKGHETYQEIKGVKHSFDDFNIVKEYLNLYQK from the coding sequence ATGAACTTAAAAGCGTTACTTAAAAATATTACTGTAAAAGCCTTCTTAAATGAGGAAGATAAAAATATTAGTTCTGTTTGTTTTGACTCACGTAAAGCTGAGCCAAATAGTCTTTTTGTAGCTATAGCAGGCACACTATCTGATGGACACGCCTTTATAGGTAAAGCTATAGAACAAGGAGCTACGGCTGTAGTATGTGAGATTTTACCAGAGAATATTGCCCCTAATGTGTGCTATATACAGGTAGAGAATAGCCATAGTGCTTTAGCCCTTATAGCTGCTAACTTCTATGATAATCCTTCTGAAAAGCTTACATTGGTAGGAGTGACAGGTACCAATGGTAAAACAACTATTGCAACTCTCCTCTATCAGCTTTTTAATAAAGCGGGCTATAAAACAGGGCTGCTTTCTACAGTGGCGGTATATGTGGCTGACCAACGTTTTGATGCTACTCATACCACTCCTGACCCTTTGCAATTGAATTATTATCTTTACTTGATGATACAAGAAGGGGTGCAGTATTGCTTTATGGAGGTTAGTTCTCATGGGATAGATCAGCATCGTACAGAAGGGTTGCAGTTTGCAGGAGGTATTTTTACTAATCTTACTCGTGACCACTTGGATTATCATAAAACTTTTGCTGCCTATCGAGATGTGAAGAAACGCTTTTTTGATAATCTGCCCCCTACAGCTTTTGCTTTGGTAAATAGCGATGATAAGAATGGGATTTTTATGCTACAAAATACCAAAGCAAAAAAGAAAACATACGCCCTTAAAACTCACGCAGACTATAAAGCGCATATTATTGAAAGCCGTTTTGATGGACTACAGTTACGTGTAGGACAACATGAGGTATGGACAAAGCTTATAGGAGAATTCAATGCTTATAATCTTTTGGCTGTATATGCTACAGCTATACTCTTGGGATTGAGTGAGCTTGATGCGCTTACCCTAATCAGCGCTATAGAGCCAGTAACAGGACGTTTTCAGTACGCTGTGTCACCTACAGGAGTTATTACCATTGTTGATTACGCACATACTCCTGATGCGTTAGAAAATGTATTGAAAACAATTAACGATATACGTACCCATAACGAAATACTTACTACTGTGGTGGGCTGCGGTGGTAATCGTGATGCTGGTAAACGCCCTATAATGGCAGACATAGCGACCACTCTTAGTGATAATGTTATTCTCACTTCTGATAATCCTCGTAATGAAGATCCTGAAACTATTTTAGCAGAAATGGAACAAGGTGTACAGCCCCAACATTTCTATAAGCTCCAAACTATTACTGACCGTCGCCAGGCTATACAATCAGCTTGTAAAAATGCTAAAAAGGGTGATATTATTCTTATCGCTGGAAAAGGACACGAGACATATCAAGAAATAAAAGGAGTTAAACACTCTTTTGATGATTTTAATATTGTAAAAGAATATTTGAATTTATATCAAAAGTAA
- a CDS encoding penicillin-binding protein yields MEKNDKKITTRTYIVAILMLSMILVIVGKLIKIQIEGDEYRAKVDETTLREAEIVPNQGNLYSDDGSILATSVTRYDIRWDAIAPSQKNFNKEVKPLSDSLSKMFGKPSSYYQNMFRKERSLKNRYMLVATNLGYTEYARIKKFPLFNKGPYKGGIIIERNIKREYPLGGIAHRSIGYARTDETGYTTRVGLEGAYANYLLGTYGRRMEQKIAKGQWKLASGFNIIEPKDGYDVVSTININIQDIAHHALLTQLKKYKAQHGCVIVMEVNTGEIKAISNLELNSKNNTYSERYNFAIGEAHEPGSIFKLMTVVAAMETRKIDTTYIVDIKERKKQYYDRTFEDSQHKFEGRISINKAFSVSSNVGMTELVHTLYNKTPSDFTSKLLDMNLNQPLGLPILGEGEPFIPTPRDKIWSGVTLESMSIGYAVKITPLQSLAFYNAIANGGVMVKPRLIKEVKEWNKTIEKFNVEIVNGKICSKKTADLAKGMLADVVQRSYGSGHRLYSSDFSMAGKTGTARKNYAKNDQSKLSYISSFAGFFPVENPKYSCIVVIHEPDRSVGIYGADVSGPVFKSIAHKIYTNSLLMDTVEDVDEVSVTTSQSYQNYYDKAAKYKTIMPDLTGMSAMDAIALLENMGLRVKFSGQGKVITQSIPKNTKIARNTTVVLELAK; encoded by the coding sequence ATGGAGAAGAACGATAAAAAAATCACGACCCGCACTTACATAGTAGCTATATTAATGCTTTCGATGATACTTGTAATTGTAGGGAAACTGATAAAAATACAAATAGAAGGGGACGAATATCGGGCAAAAGTAGATGAAACTACCTTGCGCGAAGCTGAAATAGTACCCAATCAAGGTAACTTATATTCTGACGACGGTAGTATACTTGCGACCTCGGTTACCAGATATGATATACGTTGGGATGCTATAGCCCCCTCACAGAAGAATTTTAACAAGGAGGTAAAACCCCTTAGTGACTCTCTTTCAAAAATGTTTGGTAAACCAAGTAGCTACTATCAAAATATGTTTAGGAAAGAGCGCAGCCTTAAAAACCGATATATGCTTGTAGCTACTAACTTAGGCTATACCGAATATGCCCGTATAAAGAAATTTCCTCTTTTCAATAAAGGTCCTTATAAAGGAGGTATTATAATTGAAAGGAATATAAAGCGGGAATATCCGTTGGGAGGTATTGCCCACCGTAGTATAGGATATGCCCGAACAGATGAAACAGGTTATACCACACGCGTAGGACTGGAAGGAGCGTATGCTAACTACCTACTTGGTACTTACGGGAGGCGTATGGAACAAAAGATAGCTAAAGGGCAGTGGAAACTAGCTAGTGGGTTTAATATCATAGAGCCAAAGGACGGATATGATGTAGTATCGACCATTAATATCAATATTCAAGATATAGCCCATCACGCACTTCTTACACAACTTAAAAAGTATAAGGCACAGCACGGCTGTGTAATAGTAATGGAGGTGAATACAGGGGAGATAAAAGCTATATCTAACCTTGAACTTAACTCCAAGAACAATACCTATTCCGAACGGTATAATTTTGCCATAGGGGAAGCTCACGAACCAGGTTCTATTTTCAAACTGATGACTGTAGTGGCTGCTATGGAAACCCGCAAAATAGATACTACCTACATAGTAGATATTAAAGAAAGGAAAAAACAATACTATGACCGGACTTTTGAAGACTCACAACACAAATTTGAAGGACGCATTAGTATTAATAAAGCTTTTTCGGTATCATCTAACGTAGGTATGACCGAGCTTGTACATACCCTTTATAACAAAACACCCTCTGACTTTACATCTAAATTGCTGGATATGAATCTTAATCAGCCATTGGGATTGCCAATATTAGGAGAGGGAGAGCCTTTTATACCCACCCCTCGTGATAAAATATGGAGTGGGGTGACTTTGGAATCAATGTCGATAGGTTATGCTGTTAAGATAACGCCTTTGCAAAGTTTGGCATTCTATAATGCTATTGCTAATGGAGGGGTAATGGTAAAACCCCGCCTTATAAAAGAGGTGAAAGAATGGAATAAAACCATTGAAAAATTTAATGTAGAAATAGTTAATGGGAAGATTTGCTCTAAAAAAACGGCAGACTTAGCTAAAGGAATGCTAGCAGATGTAGTGCAACGCTCATATGGTAGTGGGCACAGGCTCTATTCATCAGACTTTTCAATGGCAGGGAAAACAGGTACAGCCCGTAAGAACTACGCTAAGAATGACCAAAGTAAATTAAGTTATATATCATCGTTTGCGGGGTTCTTTCCTGTGGAAAATCCTAAGTATTCTTGCATAGTAGTTATTCACGAACCAGATAGAAGTGTTGGTATTTATGGAGCGGATGTATCGGGGCCTGTATTCAAAAGTATAGCACATAAAATATATACTAACTCATTACTGATGGATACTGTAGAGGATGTAGATGAAGTATCGGTAACAACTTCACAAAGTTACCAGAATTATTATGACAAAGCAGCTAAATACAAAACTATAATGCCTGACCTTACTGGTATGAGTGCTATGGATGCCATAGCTTTGCTGGAAAATATGGGCTTACGGGTTAAGTTCTCGGGGCAAGGAAAAGTAATAACACAATCTATACCTAAAAACACTAAAATAGCCCGTAATACTACTGTGGTATTAGAATTAGCAAAGTAG
- the rpsT gene encoding 30S ribosomal protein S20, with protein sequence MANHKSALKRIRRNEAARLRNRYQHKTARNAVRKLRALENQEEAKALFPKVVSMIDKLAKKNIIHANKAANLKSSLAKHLNKLAK encoded by the coding sequence ATGGCAAACCATAAATCAGCTTTAAAAAGAATCAGAAGAAACGAAGCAGCTCGTTTACGTAACAGATATCAACACAAAACAGCTCGTAATGCTGTTAGAAAGCTACGTGCTTTAGAGAATCAGGAAGAAGCTAAAGCTCTTTTCCCTAAAGTAGTTTCTATGATTGATAAATTAGCTAAGAAAAATATCATTCACGCTAACAAAGCGGCGAATTTAAAAAGTAGTTTAGCTAAACATTTAAACAAATTAGCTAAGTAG
- the rsmH gene encoding 16S rRNA (cytosine(1402)-N(4))-methyltransferase RsmH, with product MPSATPYHIPVLLRQSVENLITNPDGTYVDVTFGGGGHSREILKHLSAQGRLYAFDQDVDAQNNTIDDSRFTLIQQNFKFLRQYLRFYGVTEVDGVLGDFGVSSHQFDVAERGFSTRFEGALDMRMNQNAPLSAQQVVNEYDEQALANIFFRYGELKNARAIARAIVGYRQNAPITLGSQLQAALQALLPKHKENKILAQIYQAIRIEVNGEIEALESFLLQLPAVVKVGGRISLISYHSLEDRAVKRFIRDGQLEGSPEKDWYGNISVPFKKIGGLIVPDDSEIAQNSRARSAKLRVAERINN from the coding sequence ATGCCTTCAGCAACCCCATATCATATCCCCGTATTACTGCGCCAAAGCGTTGAAAACCTGATTACTAATCCTGATGGAACGTATGTAGATGTTACCTTTGGTGGGGGAGGTCACTCACGAGAAATACTCAAGCATTTAAGTGCGCAGGGTAGGCTTTATGCATTTGATCAAGATGTGGATGCGCAAAATAATACAATTGATGATAGTAGGTTCACCTTGATACAACAAAACTTCAAGTTTTTGCGACAGTACCTCCGGTTTTATGGCGTTACAGAGGTAGACGGGGTATTGGGAGATTTTGGGGTATCGTCGCACCAATTTGATGTAGCAGAGCGGGGGTTTTCAACCCGTTTTGAAGGGGCGTTGGATATGCGTATGAACCAAAATGCACCTCTTAGCGCCCAGCAAGTGGTGAATGAGTATGATGAGCAGGCGCTTGCTAATATTTTCTTTCGGTATGGAGAGTTGAAAAATGCGCGTGCTATAGCCCGAGCTATTGTGGGGTATAGGCAAAATGCGCCTATTACCTTAGGGAGCCAACTGCAAGCAGCCTTGCAGGCACTATTGCCCAAACACAAAGAGAATAAAATATTGGCGCAAATATATCAGGCTATTAGGATAGAAGTAAACGGAGAGATAGAAGCCCTTGAAAGCTTCTTGTTACAACTTCCTGCTGTGGTGAAGGTAGGGGGTAGGATAAGTCTTATTAGCTATCATTCATTGGAAGACAGAGCCGTGAAGCGATTTATACGTGATGGGCAATTGGAAGGTAGTCCTGAAAAAGATTGGTATGGGAACATTAGTGTACCTTTTAAGAAAATAGGAGGGCTTATAGTGCCTGATGATAGTGAAATAGCCCAAAACAGTAGGGCACGAAGCGCTAAATTACGTGTAGCAGAACGTATAAATAATTAG
- a CDS encoding FtsL-like putative cell division protein, which produces MGKATQEIKNIIHGKFLTEGKEAARSWIFICFLVSLAVIMIASSHAIDRKVYEIAVLNEQVNELKSEFVDVRSRLQRVRLESALLEQLESKGLKQPQKPPQKIKVIVDK; this is translated from the coding sequence ATGGGGAAAGCAACTCAGGAAATAAAGAATATAATACACGGGAAATTCTTGACAGAAGGGAAAGAAGCCGCCCGCTCTTGGATTTTTATATGCTTTTTGGTTAGCTTAGCAGTTATAATGATAGCCAGCTCACATGCTATAGATAGGAAAGTGTACGAGATAGCGGTACTGAATGAACAAGTAAATGAGCTTAAAAGCGAATTTGTAGATGTGCGATCTAGGCTTCAGCGAGTACGATTGGAATCGGCTTTGCTTGAACAGCTGGAGAGTAAAGGGCTTAAACAACCACAAAAGCCACCTCAAAAAATAAAGGTGATTGTTGATAAATAA